A genomic window from Dechloromonas sp. A34 includes:
- a CDS encoding EAL domain-containing protein — protein sequence MSVWQVVAQRAREAAHLTAAGITLLFVAPVGIYLFHQQHSTSAELDNRATHHAEIYGQRITNTLSQTVAAATVLADSFREQDIPQLTRTIASVLKIVGPAAILEISPDGVAPIVITRSNGIPGNLPTQSLPTPAVWQHPEPLGEPTINVRGNQLVVTQTLANRSPEGRTRYWGSVGIALPFTALAQITQFSELNSEGLTIRVQHTLNRQIPGTLLFDNIQDSSTIAASRDVRLTADSQLHFDIAPTASVPYGTGLAAWIYLILGSLALYAINLQLLKRPALLAQEVRRHTQLLDNEKGALEQEIAGRQEAEKMLERSHRLLDSIFEHIPGMIVLKRAGDRRIARINRSGEQILGRTRQTLIGRSNDEIYDRNLADRLNQSDDEVISSLAPQEIPLEHLTMPGQASRWIKLRKTALLGEAGDPEYILEFGQDVTEQEQLDLRLREHLHFLEQLIDAIPGPLYFKDTKGRFIGVNSSYEKYIGVKRAEISGKSVFDIESPPLAYMHHRADMDLLVAGGHQSYESSVSNANGDERDVLFHKAVFHQTDGGVGGIVGILLDITERKQAEQQVAQLNRLLTLLSDANQAIVRIREPAQLLTFVAELLCQSGKFPIAWVHLTSNQQILIADNCRPQESLIHEVIESRRSSTGEIAEAPVYCNVEDCFENQLVKQLDNHGLKAYINLPLRQQGQAIGHIGILDVSLDAFSSNDRQLIEDLANNLSHALESMQAEALRQAAAEQLELAARVFENSAEGIIITDARNRILMVNKTFSAVTGYAPDEVIGKNPNLLSSGRQEATFYREMWETLSSDGEWRGEIENRRKNGELYPEWLNISVARQADGTISNYVAVFSDLTKRKEIENRLVFLSHFDALTALPNRLLFHDQLRHATEQARARQTKVALLTLDIDRFKIFNDTMGHAAGDRLLVEATGRLKACMAPGDSLCRLGGDEFAIIINNIAAASDAAAMATACQRRLRKPITIDNHEIHLSASIGISLFPDDADTFEGLISSADSAMYVAIEQGGNAFRFFQQEMNARSAERMRIESRLHHALDRGELSVFFQPLICAKSGRIAGAEALLRWHSDELGTVSPAVFIPLMEETQLIRPIGQWVLRKACEENQRWRKQTGEELFVAVNLSAVQLADDKLIDDIRKILNDTNFEPRYLEIELTESAVMHDSELGIRTLNQIKELGINLSIDDFGTGYSSLSYLKQFPLDTLKIDRSFVMDAVGDDNASAIIKAIVAMGHTLGFQIIAEGVEDLEQVSLLREVSVDILQGYYFSRPLPASQFEELLRRTPRFTLPKPCVEITLASPPIPLAGRRN from the coding sequence ATGAGTGTTTGGCAAGTTGTGGCGCAGCGAGCCAGGGAGGCTGCCCACCTTACCGCGGCAGGAATCACGCTACTTTTCGTAGCGCCGGTCGGCATTTATCTCTTCCACCAGCAACACAGTACCAGCGCCGAACTCGATAATCGGGCGACCCACCACGCCGAAATCTACGGCCAGCGCATCACGAATACCCTGAGCCAGACGGTTGCCGCAGCGACTGTCCTGGCCGACAGCTTCCGCGAACAGGACATTCCCCAGCTCACGAGAACCATTGCCAGCGTTCTGAAAATTGTCGGGCCGGCGGCCATTCTCGAAATTTCGCCGGATGGCGTGGCGCCGATCGTCATCACCCGCAGCAATGGCATTCCCGGCAACCTGCCGACCCAATCGCTGCCCACCCCGGCCGTCTGGCAACATCCGGAACCGCTCGGTGAGCCGACGATCAATGTCCGCGGGAATCAGTTGGTCGTCACCCAAACCCTGGCCAACCGGTCGCCAGAGGGGCGCACCCGCTACTGGGGATCGGTCGGCATCGCCCTGCCCTTTACCGCCCTGGCCCAGATTACCCAGTTTTCCGAGCTGAACAGCGAAGGCCTGACCATCCGCGTGCAACACACGCTGAATCGGCAGATTCCCGGAACTTTGCTGTTCGATAACATCCAGGACAGCAGCACGATTGCGGCCAGCAGGGACGTCCGGCTGACTGCGGACAGCCAGCTTCACTTCGATATCGCACCCACCGCCAGCGTTCCCTACGGCACCGGCCTGGCCGCCTGGATCTACCTGATCCTCGGCAGCCTGGCCCTGTACGCGATCAACCTGCAATTGCTCAAGCGCCCGGCGTTGCTCGCCCAGGAAGTTAGGCGCCACACGCAGCTTCTCGATAACGAGAAAGGTGCACTGGAACAGGAAATCGCCGGCCGCCAGGAAGCCGAAAAAATGCTGGAACGCTCGCATCGCCTGCTCGACAGCATCTTCGAACACATTCCCGGAATGATTGTTCTGAAACGTGCCGGCGACCGGCGGATTGCCCGAATCAACCGCTCCGGCGAGCAGATTCTCGGACGCACCCGGCAGACCCTGATCGGGCGCAGCAACGATGAAATCTACGACCGCAATCTCGCCGACCGCCTCAACCAGAGCGATGACGAAGTCATCAGCAGCCTGGCGCCGCAGGAAATTCCGCTCGAGCACCTGACCATGCCGGGTCAGGCCAGCCGCTGGATCAAACTGCGCAAGACCGCCCTGCTCGGCGAAGCCGGCGACCCCGAGTACATCCTCGAATTCGGCCAGGACGTCACCGAGCAGGAACAACTCGACCTGCGCCTGCGGGAACACCTGCATTTCCTGGAACAACTGATCGATGCGATTCCCGGTCCCTTGTATTTCAAGGACACCAAAGGGCGCTTTATCGGCGTCAACAGTTCTTACGAGAAATACATCGGCGTCAAGCGCGCGGAAATCTCGGGCAAGTCGGTATTCGATATCGAGTCGCCGCCGCTGGCCTACATGCACCACCGCGCCGACATGGATCTGCTGGTCGCCGGCGGCCATCAAAGTTACGAAAGCTCGGTCAGTAACGCCAATGGCGACGAGCGTGACGTCCTCTTCCATAAAGCGGTATTCCATCAAACCGATGGCGGCGTCGGCGGAATCGTCGGCATTCTTCTCGACATCACCGAACGCAAGCAGGCCGAACAGCAGGTTGCCCAACTCAACCGCCTTCTCACGCTGCTCAGCGATGCCAACCAGGCGATCGTCCGCATCCGGGAACCCGCCCAACTGCTGACCTTTGTCGCCGAACTGCTCTGCCAGAGCGGCAAGTTCCCGATTGCCTGGGTCCATCTGACGAGCAACCAGCAGATCCTGATCGCCGACAACTGCCGGCCGCAGGAAAGCCTGATCCACGAAGTGATCGAGAGCCGACGCAGCAGCACCGGCGAGATCGCCGAAGCCCCCGTGTACTGCAACGTCGAGGACTGCTTCGAAAACCAGTTGGTGAAGCAACTCGACAATCACGGGCTGAAGGCCTATATCAACCTGCCGCTGCGCCAGCAGGGCCAGGCGATCGGCCATATCGGCATCCTCGATGTCAGTCTCGATGCCTTCAGCAGCAACGACCGGCAACTGATTGAGGACCTCGCCAACAACCTCTCCCATGCGCTCGAGAGCATGCAGGCGGAAGCTCTCCGCCAGGCCGCCGCCGAACAGCTTGAGCTGGCGGCACGGGTTTTCGAGAACAGCGCCGAAGGCATCATCATCACCGATGCAAGGAACCGCATCCTGATGGTCAACAAGACCTTCTCGGCAGTGACCGGCTATGCCCCGGACGAGGTGATCGGGAAAAATCCCAATCTGCTCAGTTCGGGTCGGCAGGAAGCGACTTTCTATCGCGAAATGTGGGAAACGCTGAGCAGCGATGGCGAATGGCGCGGCGAAATCGAGAATCGGCGCAAGAACGGCGAACTCTATCCGGAGTGGCTGAACATCAGCGTCGCCCGCCAGGCGGATGGAACGATCAGCAACTATGTGGCCGTATTCTCGGATCTGACGAAACGCAAGGAAATCGAGAACCGCCTGGTTTTCCTCTCGCACTTCGACGCCCTGACCGCACTCCCCAACCGCCTGCTCTTCCACGATCAGCTTCGCCACGCCACAGAACAAGCCCGGGCACGCCAGACCAAGGTCGCCCTGCTGACGCTCGATATTGACCGCTTCAAGATCTTCAACGACACGATGGGACATGCCGCCGGCGATCGCCTGCTGGTCGAGGCCACCGGCCGGCTGAAGGCGTGCATGGCACCCGGTGACAGTCTGTGTCGCCTGGGCGGCGACGAATTCGCCATCATCATCAACAACATCGCTGCGGCCAGCGACGCGGCCGCCATGGCCACCGCCTGCCAACGCCGATTGCGCAAACCGATCACCATCGACAATCACGAGATTCATCTCTCGGCCAGTATCGGCATCAGCCTCTTCCCGGACGACGCCGACACCTTCGAAGGGCTGATCAGCAGCGCCGACTCGGCCATGTATGTGGCGATCGAGCAGGGCGGCAACGCTTTCCGCTTCTTCCAGCAGGAAATGAATGCCCGGTCGGCGGAGCGCATGCGCATCGAAAGCCGGCTGCACCACGCACTCGATCGCGGCGAACTATCGGTCTTCTTCCAGCCGTTGATCTGCGCGAAAAGCGGCCGGATTGCCGGTGCCGAGGCGCTGCTGCGCTGGCATTCCGACGAGTTGGGAACGGTCAGCCCGGCGGTCTTCATTCCGCTGATGGAAGAAACCCAGTTGATCCGTCCGATCGGTCAGTGGGTACTCAGAAAGGCCTGCGAGGAAAACCAGCGTTGGCGCAAACAGACCGGCGAAGAGCTGTTCGTCGCGGTCAATCTCTCGGCCGTCCAGCTCGCCGACGACAAGCTGATCGACGATATCCGGAAAATCCTCAACGACACCAACTTCGAGCCGCGCTATCTGGAAATCGAACTGACCGAAAGCGCCGTCATGCACGACAGCGAACTGGGCATCCGCACCCTGAATCAGATCAAGGAACTCGGCATCAACCTCTCGATCGACGACTTCGGCACCGGTTACTCCAGCCTGAGCTATCTCAAGCAATTCCCGCTCGACACCCTGAAGATTGACCGCAGCTTCGTGATGGATGCCGTCGGCGACGACAATGCGAGCGCCATCATCAAGGCCATCGTCGCCATGGGCCACACCCTGGGCTTCCAAATCATTGCCGAAGGCGTCGAAGACCTCGAGCAAGTGAGCCTGCTGCGCGAGGTTTCCGTCGACATCCTGCAGGGTTACTACTTTTCCCGCCCGCTGCCGGCGAGTCAGTTCGAAGAACTGCTGCGCCGCACCCCCCGCTTCACCCTGCCCAAGCCCTGTGTCGAAATCACTCTGGCCAGCCCGCCGATCCCGCTGGCTGGCCGGCGAAACTGA
- a CDS encoding CHASE domain-containing protein, whose protein sequence is MTQVRSLARRTAVVVTLLGLIVFGGFGWSYLLNLKEVRQHAASVLGQSFALRVVERFHETVGPVFMLATMVQRSPGGVPNFDAAAAELIYEFPLIRALELAPGGVVTTVYPLDGNETILGHDLLKDRERNKEAHAALVKRQMTLAGPFELKQGGVGAVARYPIFVRGVKGKSSFWGFSIAVINVPELLAIAGEMELERAGYDYSLCRVPLGGSECKAFARQGKAVTDDSIVVRIGLPNNNWLLSLVPTAGWISSFERMLVLGLVLIAALAAGAAQFLLLVRASEAD, encoded by the coding sequence ATGACGCAAGTTCGATCGCTCGCCCGGCGTACCGCCGTCGTCGTTACGCTGCTTGGACTCATCGTTTTCGGAGGTTTTGGCTGGTCTTACCTGCTCAATCTCAAGGAGGTCAGGCAGCATGCGGCCAGCGTCCTTGGCCAGAGCTTTGCCCTGCGGGTGGTCGAACGATTCCATGAAACGGTGGGCCCGGTTTTCATGCTCGCCACCATGGTTCAGCGGAGTCCCGGCGGGGTGCCGAACTTCGACGCGGCGGCAGCCGAACTGATCTACGAGTTTCCCCTGATTCGCGCTCTGGAGCTGGCCCCCGGCGGGGTGGTAACGACGGTCTATCCGCTGGACGGCAACGAAACGATTCTCGGCCATGACCTGCTCAAGGACAGGGAGCGCAACAAGGAAGCCCATGCCGCCCTGGTCAAGCGCCAAATGACCTTGGCCGGTCCATTTGAACTGAAGCAGGGGGGGGTGGGGGCGGTCGCCCGTTATCCCATCTTCGTGCGCGGCGTGAAGGGCAAGAGCAGCTTCTGGGGTTTTTCCATTGCCGTGATCAACGTTCCGGAACTGTTGGCCATCGCCGGCGAGATGGAACTTGAACGGGCCGGTTACGACTACAGCCTGTGCCGCGTTCCCCTGGGCGGGAGCGAGTGCAAGGCTTTCGCCCGGCAAGGCAAGGCGGTGACCGATGACTCGATCGTGGTGCGGATCGGCCTCCCCAACAACAACTGGTTGCTGTCACTGGTCCCGACGGCGGGCTGGATTTCGTCGTTCGAGCGGATGCTCGTTTTGGGACTGGTCCTGATCGCGGCGCTGGCTGCAGGTGCCGCCCAGTTCCTGCTGCTGGTCCGGGCGTCGGAGGCGGACTGA
- a CDS encoding sensor histidine kinase has translation MQFRLVRHFTLTSLAFIIAAGAALGLYYREIALSRMLQQQESNNVNLTRVFANTLWQRHFSELLKDSALRTSTELKLLSQIPEIHRDVQALMRGSSTYKIKVYDLRGRTIYSSELAQIGEDKRNNPGFLGALEGLTRTELVHKEKFSAFEQVVENRDLIQSYIPQYEEGSSELAGVFEIYSDATPFLAEIRETEIRLATLIAGAMGALFSALYFIVHRADRIIRQQADEKKLSQQQLAQAEKMASLGQLVAGVSHQLNTPIAFSHNNILLAIAALKELAQPLALASHVAQLATKLPAGHDRLELELGAFRHSIPTMTIATEEVLQEIGHMLGDIQGGLEQMRELVDNLRNFTHLDRSKVVRTDINETLKTVIYIARSSIPSGIRIVEQWGDIPAIACNPSQLNQVFLNLITNAAQAIAEQGEIRIRTALSGNQVVIEVSDDGTGIPDHVLPHIFETYFTTKPKGEGTGLGLAIAQDIVRNHGGNISVTPGAGQGARFTVTLPVNAPDTVRGC, from the coding sequence ATGCAGTTCCGTCTGGTGCGTCACTTTACCCTGACCAGCCTCGCATTCATCATTGCGGCCGGGGCGGCATTGGGCCTTTACTACCGGGAAATAGCCCTTTCCCGGATGTTGCAACAGCAGGAATCGAACAACGTAAACCTCACCCGCGTATTTGCCAATACGCTCTGGCAGCGTCATTTCTCGGAGCTTCTGAAAGATTCCGCGCTGCGCACCTCGACAGAATTGAAACTGCTTTCTCAAATTCCGGAAATTCACCGCGATGTCCAGGCCCTGATGCGGGGCAGCTCGACATACAAAATCAAGGTCTACGATCTGCGCGGGCGCACCATTTACTCGTCCGAGCTGGCACAAATCGGCGAAGACAAGCGCAACAACCCGGGGTTTCTCGGCGCGCTCGAAGGCCTTACCCGTACGGAGCTGGTGCACAAGGAAAAGTTCAGTGCCTTCGAACAGGTCGTTGAAAACCGCGACCTGATTCAAAGCTACATTCCGCAATATGAGGAGGGCAGCAGCGAACTGGCCGGCGTCTTCGAAATCTACTCGGATGCCACCCCTTTTCTGGCCGAAATTCGCGAAACAGAAATCCGCCTCGCCACCCTGATCGCCGGAGCCATGGGCGCCTTGTTTTCGGCGCTCTATTTCATCGTCCACCGTGCCGACCGCATCATCCGACAACAGGCCGACGAGAAGAAGCTGTCGCAACAACAGTTGGCGCAAGCCGAAAAAATGGCCTCACTGGGTCAACTGGTGGCTGGTGTTTCACACCAGTTGAATACCCCGATCGCCTTCTCGCACAACAATATCCTTCTGGCCATCGCAGCCCTGAAAGAACTCGCCCAACCACTGGCGCTTGCCAGCCATGTTGCCCAGCTGGCGACCAAACTACCGGCCGGTCACGATCGCCTCGAACTGGAACTCGGCGCCTTCCGGCACAGCATTCCGACGATGACCATCGCCACGGAAGAGGTGCTCCAGGAGATCGGCCACATGCTAGGCGATATTCAGGGCGGCCTCGAGCAAATGCGTGAACTGGTCGACAACCTCAGGAATTTCACCCATCTGGACCGCAGCAAGGTGGTCCGCACCGACATCAACGAAACCTTGAAAACGGTGATCTATATCGCCCGCAGTTCGATCCCCTCGGGCATACGAATCGTCGAGCAATGGGGTGACATCCCGGCGATTGCCTGCAACCCGTCGCAACTGAACCAGGTTTTCCTGAATCTGATCACCAATGCCGCCCAGGCCATTGCGGAGCAAGGCGAGATCCGCATTCGAACGGCGCTTTCCGGTAACCAGGTGGTCATTGAAGTATCCGACGACGGTACCGGCATCCCCGATCACGTCTTGCCCCATATTTTCGAAACTTATTTCACCACCAAGCCCAAGGGTGAGGGAACTGGGTTGGGCCTCGCCATCGCCCAGGATATCGTCCGCAACCATGGCGGCAACATTTCCGTCACCCCCGGAGCGGGTCAGGGAGCGCGCTTTACCGTCACACTGCCGGTCAATGCCCCCGACACCGTGAGGGGATGCTAA